A window of the Equus asinus isolate D_3611 breed Donkey chromosome 20, EquAss-T2T_v2, whole genome shotgun sequence genome harbors these coding sequences:
- the LOC106830424 gene encoding calcitonin gene-related peptide 1-like, with product RRRCCRCHHLCSNLPITCCQRGVIGLWKFSPFLPLSILVLYQACILQVVPFSFSKPLLQGHPRAGLLVKEHFGRTLASCPVHWELCGHILKRRSALESLPDPAVLPEEESRLLLAALVKDYVRMKVRALEQETEGASGFLCGSRCLEVQMGGEREQDLQTRRESPRKRSERERAALVPAQKGSCNTATCVTQWLAGLLSSSGGGVKSNFVPTDVGSKAFGRHCRDLQA from the exons CGTCGACGCTGCTGCCGCTGCCACCATCTCTGCTCCAACCTACCTATTACCTGCTGCCAG AGAGGGGTCATAGGGCTCTGGAAATTCTCCCCTTTCCTGCCTCTCAGCATCTTGGTCCTGTACCAGGCGTGCATCCTCCAGGTAGTGCCATTCAG TTTTAGCAAACCACTTCTTCAAGGCCACCCCAGAGCCGGGCTCCTGGTGAAGGAACATTTTGGAAGGACACTGGCCTCATGCCCTGTGCACTGGGAGTTGTGTGGCCACATCCTCAAGAGAAG gtctGCCTTGGAGAGCCTCCCAGATCCTGCTGTACTCCCTGAGGAGGAATCGCGACTCCTACTGGCTGCGCTGGTGAAGGACTATGTACGGATGAAGGTCAGGGCGCtggagcaggagacagagggcGCCAG TGGCTTTCTTTGTGGCAGTCGATGTCTGGAAGTTcagatgggaggagagagagagcaggaccTACAGACCAGAAGAGAATCACCCAGGAagagatcagagagagagagggcagccCT AGTCCCTGCCCAGAAGGGATCCTGCAACACTGCCACCTGTGTGACCCAATGGCTGGCAGGCTTGCTGAGCAGTTCTGGGGGTGGGGTGAAGAGCAACTTCGTGCCCACCGATGTGGGTTCCAAAGCCTTTGGCCGTCACTGCAGGGATCTTCAGGCCTGA